In Elaeis guineensis isolate ETL-2024a chromosome 1, EG11, whole genome shotgun sequence, a genomic segment contains:
- the LOC105032112 gene encoding CASP-like protein 1E1 — translation MESRAKHSSNGIMNQGKDDFGGSPPRSVSVYDIVLRLIALATTLVAAVVIGVAKQTKTVSIQVSPTDPPVPVTVVAKTAYASAFVYFLIANVIACVYSAISLATSTVKRASKSNLPLLLSIIDIAMVALLFSGNGAATTFGLLGVRGNSHLQWKKVCNVFGKFCLDVTVSIMMSMLGSLAYVLLVLHAIISLHKRSP, via the exons ATGGAGTCCAGAGCGAAGCATAGCTCTAATGGAATTATGAACCAAGGGAAGGATGATTTCGGTGGCAGCCCGCCGAGATCGGTGAGCGTATACGACATCGTTCTCCGTTTGATCGCTCTCGCTACAACACTTGTAGCGGCAGTTGTAATTGGCGTCGCAAAGCAAACAAAGACGGTCAGCATTCAGGTATCTCCAACCGATCCACCGGTGCCCGTCACGGTGGTGGCCAAAACAGCATATGCCTCTGCGTTTGT ATACTTCCTCATAGCCAATGTGATCGCATGCGTGTACTCTGCAATCTCATTAGCAACATCGACTGTGAAGAGGGCTAGCAAAAGTAATCTGCCATTGTTGTTGTCCATCATTGACATAGCAATGGTGGCTCTCCTCTTCTCAGGCAACGGAGCTGCAACGACCTTTGGCTTGCTAGGTGTGCGTGGCAACTCGCATTTGCAATGGAAGAAGGTGTGCAATGTATTCGGAAAGTTCTGTCTCGATGTCACAGTTTCTATCATGATGTCGATGCTTGGATCTCTGGCCTATGTGCTTCTAGTCCTGCATGCCATAATTAGTCTTCACAAGAGATCTCCATAG